TGTTTGCTTGTGTTCGTTATGCTCTGCGTTTGATGATATCCGCGTTCGCGGTCAGCTGATGCAAATAGGGGTAGTTTCGTTTACGCGACCAGAACGATACGCTGATGTTTTGTGGTagttttgctaattttaaACCCTCGTTATGCTACGCCACCCACCCCTCCGAAACCGGGCCGTCCTAGTGGCGAACGATCTCATCGCGGGATCAAAGTTCGATCGTTGTGCTGAGTCTCACACTGAGCGGTGCACTTACAACATCGGTTAGCGAAACTCTGCTTTGCGCTGTGAATGTGCGCCCGATCCGGAATGTTGTGTTCGGTTTagtgtgtatttgtttccaGTTCTACACCCATGGAGCGACATGTTGGTGTGTACTGATAACACACGAAATCGCCGGCGAATCATTGCCGTTCGCCAAATGCCGGAACGACACCACTGGACCAGTCGACCATCCGCTACGTAACGGGAGTGATCCGCAAAAATTTGTGCTGACAGTTGTTGCGATACGTGTGTACGGAACGCGGACAACATGAAGAAGGTGCTGGTCGTCGTTTCGGGACTGGTGATAGCGATCGGTGAGTAAATGCGTTTATTATTAATACAGTGCGAATAACGATTAGTGGTGAGGTGTAAAAAAGTGTAAAGTTTGAACAAAACTTCGGCGAGAACGTGTCTATCATGCATTTGACTGACTGTCCAAGTGATGTTTCAGATAGTAGCCCCAAGAATGGTGGTTGTACAATCAACGAAGAAccaaattataaacaaaaacccccattCCAAGGACGTTCGAAGATCAAACCGGCCAGAAATTTATTGGCGTAGTGCTTCTTTTCAACAAGTTTCAATGATTcctaccatcatcatcattgtttTAAACATCCAATCCACgtaacattttgtttcttctaatGATAATGGGTCAAAAAGTGGCGTAGCATGTTACGCACCATTATGTCTGGACACAGTATTATCTTAATGAACTCATTAGTATCACTCGATAGAATTAGCGAAGCGTTGCGAGCAAAATTGTTgtaatttgataattttaacaaaacattaaattggGCAGGAGAATGTGAAAGTGACTAATATATTAACTTTTTTAGTGGATTATTTTCTATATCGTTTAATATTTGTAGAACGCTTAGTAACTTTGTTGAAGGAGCCTTCATAAATCGCAAAAGTGACTTACTctgtaaaataatttgttaaacAAGTTTCTTAATTTATTCTAAATTGTTGTAACGAAATGCAATGCTTGCAATATCTTCAGAGTGCCTTCAGGGTTTTTAGGGGTTTGTTTTATCTacttctgcaaaaaaaaataccctttGTCCTTTTGATATTATtgatattaaattatcattctGCTAACATAGTTAACATCGTTCTATCTTATTACCCATCTTATTGACCACATTGGTGGACTTGTCTTCCTGTCTTGATTGTTCTTAGGTTTGTAACGAGCTTTAACATATATTTAGCGTTGTGACAACACTTCGTACACACGAAAGTTAAAGCAACGTCATCACGACGTGTTGACACGGTCCGTTTCGTTTTACATTTACCCCTTAACCTGTGAAGATGTAACGCCGCTTCGTTGAGGGTTGCGTATCCGTACTGTTTAATTCCACATTTAACTTTGCCCATCCGGATGGCCACTAGCATCCGATTCGCTTAGGCTCCCCACACTAAAGAACAAATCGATGCATGACTGTTTCGATTCGGAAGAGAAACAGCGATCGATGCGGTTTGCATTACTCACAACCACCCTGATGCACGGTACAAAATGGTGTTGGATGTGAGGGGGCTGGTTGCGATCGATCGTCGCGTTTAGTTGATCGTTGCACTTCACTCTGCACGGTTGGCAACGTGCAGCGCTTCGGAAGTGTGCTCAGTGCGTTCGGTTCTTCGGCTCGCAACTCGCTTACCCCAGTGCGAACGCGCGTGTTTGTATACAAacaacatttgcataattattCTCCACCTCTTTTAGTGGCGTCCGGTGCAAACATTCAATTACAATGCGTTTTTCGTCTTTACCAACGGAAGTTTGTGCGAATAATTAACAGCTTGAACGGTGCGGTGATTGTGCAGCTTCTGAGGAAGTCTTGTGACTAGCAAGAGTATCTTGTGGTTTTTCGACACGTTTGAGTTGAGAAAAGCATTATTTGCGTGCGACCCAACCCACCCACGCGAGTACTCGAAGGACAattgtgctgtgtgttgtAGCTGACGTAAATCAATAGCCAAAAAATGACGACGGATTAGTGGTCACCGCTGAggatgagctttttttttggcttgaTCGGATTCGGAATCACCCGCTCTTGGGCACTCATCCCAAAACGATCGATTGATTCGaatacaaacacaacaataacGTGTTCAATATTTACATCGCGCATCAGCAAGTAATGCTGACGGAGCTTTGCATTTTTCGCCGTACTACTGGATTTAAAGCTACGTTTGTGTATTAACGGACGGGGCTTGTTCATGGCTCATCGCAgtcaaaatgttttgtttacatggCTTTGACATGAATTCGATGTTTGTGCGGTTAAATATGTAATTTCCTAAGCATGGTACACAATGATTAAACCATCTTGAAAGTGTGCGGCTTGTTTGTAGTGGCCTACAAAAGTGTCTGATGATTCTGATGATTCAGAACATTTACCAGCGGATTGTAAATCAAACTAATGATAGTTGGACAAGTCGACAAACGGCATCTCGCTCGCGCTCTCGTACAATATTGAATCACGTTGCTGAAGTGTTCGCACTTTTATTATATCTATTTTGTTGTCTCATTCTTAAGCACATCCTTTACTCAACAATCTGaagttttatataaaaatactagaaaaaaacaccttgaATAAGCCTTATTTTAAGTGTTTGAATCTTTTCTGAACATTATTTCTGGTGCTGTGTATCTCTTTAGTTTTTAAACTCTACAGTTTTATAACGTCCTGTGGAATGTAAATTTTGCTACTATCTTTTCAACCACTCTTCGATTCATTGTCTACAACAAGAAGAAGCTTCTTATAAGTTTCTTTATATTCCGTACTCGTCCCAAATGAAGCTTATGAAACTTCGTTTCTCAAATATTTACCCTTCGAGAGAAGAAACGTTTCATCggcaaacatttttcacaaccATGTTCAATTACTTCCTCCGTAAAGTTTGTGGTCGAGTTTTCGGTCTGTTACAACATTCTCcaggtttggtttttttttttcgctacgTTACTAAGCGTTACCGTTCGCACCCTTCCCCCCCCCAAGCAACAATAAAAGTGCAACTGGTTCTTGCTCACTGCACCAATTACCCGAACGGAGCACCGACTTTTTCCAGTTGAAGAGAAGGGGGAGAGAGCAGAAATATGGACgaacattttttccaccagaactaggcacacaaacacacacacacacaccagagAAGGGGCAGAAATAGAAGCAAACCCAAAGAAATAATGCATCAATCTGGTTGGCCGCGCATGTTCGATCGATGTGCTGCCATAGCCATCGCGGTAGAAGCATACCGGAGCATAAACGGTGGCCAGTTTGGCCATCACGGACGGTTCGGTTTGGCCGGTTTTTTATAGCCACTGCCCTCAAACGGACCGGTGCTGTTGGTCAACCCGTTTGGCCATGGTAGGTCTGGTAGTGGTGGAAGACGAAGGAAGCTTCTGGTCGAATGGCTAGCAAAGAACGGATCTCCCTATCAGGCCCTAGCCACACCAGCTGGTAGCTAAAAATTTCGAAAGTGGCTTTTCTTGCCATCATTTTGACCAAACCGCCGTTTGACCGCATACGGGAGGCGAATGGAATGTCACTCAACCGCTCCTGAATGGTGGAAATTGCACCGCGTCTAGGCTGGCGCGACTAATGATGACCCTAAAGGTTCTTCGCAGGGTCTGAACGATGTGTTGTGCCAGTAACTGTAACGACGACTATCGCGTATGTCAATCAATCTGACTGACGATAAAATACCGACAGAAACAGAACAACTCCTGGACTGTTGGAAAATCGGAAAGACCTCCGTGTGGTCTACTTGCAAACAACTGCAAAGAATTTCCTGCACCTTCAAAACATTGAGACTCCGGACAACAAATCACCGCCTGAtgtgaaaatttattccacgCGCTTAGTTCCTTCCCGGCACGCATAACTTGGACGACACatgaacgaaataaaattgcCAATTTGATCGCTCGGCAGCGGTACCACGGCATGGCAAAATGCCACCGACAGCAGCGAcgcatttgaataattcattgcACCTGTCGTCAGCCCACCGGATTGCTGCTTACCCTTGACTACAAAGGTACAACCGCCGAACGGTCGATGGAGGGGAGTAGCTTTCCTGTAATAGATAGCGGTAGACACTGCTCCCGCAGGGCATATCGCTGCTAGGGGCTATCGGAGCAGGAAGTTTAGAAAAACGATACATGCAAAACGACACCCTGGCGAGTCATCGACTGGCGGGGTAAGGTGGTCTTGCCTTAACGGTGAAACGATGGATTACTCCGGAGGAGCACAAAAACATCCATAGACACCCAGGCAAGGTCACCATGGTGGTGACGTCCGAGTTGATGAGAAAAGCTCCGACTGACGAGCAGCCCACTGATTGCCTTCCGAGTCGATGAGCTTTCCACGGTCATAAATTTACTGGCCAACGTTTATCTGCTGCGATTTATCTGATTTTATATGTACACGAAGTTTCATCTCTGTAGGTTCACTGCCCAGAGTACCTCCTCAACCAGTACCAGCTGGTAGTGGGGAACGCATTACTTGGAGAAAACGATCGAGCTATAAACGTTCACACGTCTCGTCAGCCAGGAGAGTGATCATTTAGTACCGATGTGTACTGATTAACTTTCAAACAGTGTCGACTTCCTGGTGTGAccagttttatgttgtttgacATAAGGTTTAGCCGTACCTGGACATCCTGATGCTTGAATTCTTTTACAAACGGCCAATAGCTGTGAAATTTTCTTCAGTATTTCATCAGCAAATGAATCAGAAATGCCAAAAGATTATCACAAAATTATTGATTTCACACTTCCAGGAGTGAAATAAGCTCGATATAGTGAGTAGATTCCTTCACACAGTGGTGGTCAGTGCATAAAGGCCACTGTATACTTTGCGATAATGTAACATGTTTAGAtctaaagtaaaaaaaatatctcgatttgtgcattttattgtaatttggAGATGTCATTttaggggcggcccggtggcatgatggtagcggcgacggtcttcacacgaacggaccggaccaaaatcccatccggatcccCAATCCCCCGTACCCAGGACTTGACTGAATCgcagaaagccaaaaatggcaaacctctcttgaggttgttgtgccaatgaagaagaagaagaaggagatgtcattgatgttttttttgtgacttAGTTAATTTATCCATTGAAAAGTCTGCAGTTTTGCTTCTGTCTTGTATGTTTAGGGTATATAAATATCGCCTAACGCTTTGATTGTCTGGTTATGCATTCTTGAGGtatctgcaaaacaaaatattggaGAACTTTAATTGCCAATGCAGAAACATTCTCTTGACGTATGATTTGAACCTTTTTTGACGTTGGTAACTTTCCTTCGGATCGCAGTAGCATCTATTATCCAATGAATTGGACCCACCCCGTTCCATGACATACTATGATtccaaatttttatttaaatatattgttCTTCCTTCTTaaacttcttctttttccATCTAATACGAACTAGTTCAatcgttttaaattatttttaaatttcattattgGAGTTGCATTATTTCAATGGCAACCACTGTATGTAGCGTGTGctgtttgttaaataattactTATGAATATTCAGTCCCATTCCGCAGTATTATCGAAAGTCCTTGTATTCTAATGTCTCATTTCGATCATGCTTTATCACATCCAAAACCATCTGCCCGCCGTAGATTAGATAACCAAAATACCCGTCAATGACAACGCAGCATAAACCACTCGGTGGGTATTTTTTGCCGCTTAATGTTTTCTATTCCACGCTCATAAAACTTGAAGTGGAAGTTGCATAGATTGGATTTGATGCGTAAAAAACTGTGGCCCTTTGGAAGTGCATCGCGATATGGAGCCATCCCGGCACCCCCCACGTGGGGGACACATTGATTCATCAAAAGACAAACGCGCTGCTAATGACACGCTGTGGAATGGCATTCATTCTAGCATGGCATAATGCTCTCCCTCTGCCTACACCACACggcgagcgaaaaaaaaacacacacacacagaacgaACTCACGATCGTGGTTCTATGCACAGCGCGTTTTCATGCTCTATCCAActggacaaacaaaactctcgCATATATCTGTTCAGCTgttctgtgtgtctgtgtgtgaggGGGTTGTTTTTGCGCCCACTGCTTTCGGGGTGGGAAAAAGCATCAAGCAATTCTCAAGGGTTTCCAGTTTTTCTCCAACACGCGAATCCGAACCGTCCGATGCGTTGCGTACTACTGACGACGGTGCCGCTGGTGCCACGCGCGCCGCTACGCAACATGTCTCTCATGTGTCTCAGTTCACTGTAAGCGATCACACCGAACGGTTGTGTGCCCGTTGCCCCTCTCGGATCGGTTAGCCTTCCAAGCGCATTTGGTGGCGCACGTTTCTGTGGGTTTTCTCCTCCACTCGGTGGTGGTTCTTGCGAGGTTCTGCCGTACCGTCAGCTGTTACGCAATCGATGTACCCATCCGCGTGTGTGGTGGTCGCGTGGACCACACCGTACATTGAACTGTGACGGAATGCTGACTCCGTTTGAAGGCCATCGGTTGTTTTTGATGAGCCAATCCGGTGGTGTTGCGGTAAAGGCGCTAAACATCGACACTCCCCACAGCACCTTTCTAGGGTCAACCCAATTTGGGACCTTAGCAAATTAACCACCAGCTTGTGCGCCAATAGTGTAGCTCCCCGTTGTacgtgtgtttgcgtttgcaaCCCCCTCAAAAAGACTACCCGTGCGTTACTACTCCGGGGCGAATAGTGTCGGTTCTAAAAATAAAGTCCGAaggggtgtgtgagtgtgcgagCGCCCTCAAGCAGGCACCTCGCACTAGTGGTGACTTTAAATTGTATCGTATTGCGAGCATGCGAGCGGCAGGAGTGAGTTTgccgtgtgtggtgtgtttgttggagTGTTTCGTGCGATAAGACTCGTCCCATTGCCTGCAAAATCGCCGTTCCGATTCCAATTCCGGCGAGGGTGTTGCGTTCTCTTCCGCGTTTAAGCGCGGGGCCCGTCGTGCATCCGTTCGATCCAGGTGTTGCGGTTGTCTGAGACTTAGCTTTACAAAATCGTGTCCATTTTATCATTTAGAAGGCGTCAGTGACCATCGATAGTGAAGTGAATAGCTTTGCAGCAGTGAGATATCGCTTCCGAGTCACCTGCTAACGACCGACCACCAACCAGCTCAACCATGAAGAGTCTCAAAAATCCAAGTAAGTCTCGACGCAGTGAAACAATAGCACGGAACAGATGTCTAACGGACGAGTGAACACGAAGAATCCCATTCGGAGGTCTAATTGTCGCCAggccaaaatggaaaaaataacagtAAAACTTACTCAAGTTTTGCCCGCTGGCGCAGTGTGCAGCGTAGTGGCAACTTTCGCAATGTCTCTTACCGGTTTCGTCACTTTCACTTCTGTTGGGTTAACCGGTGGAATCACAATAATTCCGGATGCGGCCTTCTGTCACACGTTGTGCTTCGCAACGATCCGGTAAAACCGGTTCTCCAAAACGCAATCCGGCACCGGCAGGTTTCGGGGGTTCCTGTGCGGTAAACTTGAACTTGAGTAAATGACATAGCGTGATCTTGGCCACCACAAATATTCTTGTGACGTATTCTTTTGAAGATCTTCTGTTCGTCGGAGCTAACGAACAGAAATGTGATTTGTTGATGGAAGCTCTTATCGGAGATACACTTCCCTCTCctttaattattcttttttagtGTTGTGAGTAATTATCTAATACAGAGCTTGTCCAAGATAGGGACAACGTACGGGTGAAGGCGCCATCCATGCACTCTTCAGACCTGATTAAAGTTATCAAAATACCCCGGGTGACAAGCGACCAATCACGCTCTTCTAAAGTTGATAAACTACATTCACGGTCGGCGTGCAGTGTGTCTTCCGCGTAGCTCCCGTGTGGCACCAGCTTATGCCGCGGTTCAACCTTGCTCATGACCGTCGTCCGATGGAAATGGAGATTAGAAGCCTAGTAGAGACAACGACTACAATTAAGGCGTTACCGCGAGCCGCGCACTGAGGTCAACCCTTAAGAAGGGCaacagtgtttttttgcatacagTGGCACGGCGGCTAAGCGTAATGATCACCTGCGGCTCGTGATGATGATTAGTCGTCACCTGTCCCTTGACCGGTAGCCATTATCGGCCCCGAGATGCCAGAGAGCTAATTAAATCCCTTGACTGTGGGTGTGTAgggggggattttttcttcgcaaaccaacgtaggctgTGTTTGCTAAGAAGAACGATCATATCCAACACTGTTCACAGGCATTGGAGAAGCGATCGCCTAATGGGGAATCTGTTGCAAATGTTAATCATAGCATGCTGTGCGAGAACGCTTTGTTTCTATTCGATATGTTGAGTTTACTATATCAATTTACTTTCATGGACTGGACAAATGTTCTGAATGACGGGTGAAGGTTCTGAATAAATGACAATGCTCATCAATTGTGGCAATTGTCAGAACCCGATCAGACCCAATTAAACGACCTTCCCTTCCGTACACACTTGTGCATAATTCCTGCTCTCATATATATTTTCGCTTGATTTACTTACAGGAGTGTGGGTGGGCATGAAGCCAGTACGGGCCCATCTAGACACGGCCAAGTTTATGTTCTTCTATGGGTGAGTGTCACAGGATTGATTTACATTTGATCTAGTAACatacaaaagaaaagcgtACATTACTACCTACATCTTCATTTTGCAGACCAAAGTTCGAGGACCATGAGACGTACAGTTTGGAGAAAGCCGATGACGTCCTGCAGCACAGTCGGTTCGATAAGAACAAAAAGACGGTCATGTACTTCCACGGCTACATTGAATCGCCCGAGGTAGAGAGCGTACACGTTATTGCCGACGCGTACTTGAAGCGTGGCGATCACAACATTCTCATCCTCGACTGGGCACTGCTGGCGGACGGGAACTATCTGCTCGAAGCCGTCCCCAACTGCAAGAAGGTAAGCATCGGCAGTCATGCTAGTGTTTGTACAACCATCTAACACTTTGACCGGTTTCGCTTTAGCTTGGCAGTTATCTCGGTGCGGTTGTGCTGCGAATGATCAATGCCGGCTTGAATGTGGACAAGCTGCATCTGGTGGGCCATTCGCTCGGTGGTCAGCTGGCGGGATATATTGGACGCACCGTGATATCACAGTCGGACAAGCGCATCAAGCTTAACAGGTATTTTAATTCACCCGGAGTGTAACGTTGCACCGTCTCACACCACTGTTTCTTTGTGCCAAAGAATTTCGGCTCTCGATCCTGCCTTCCCACCGTTCTATCCGGGCATCTTCGCGACTGCTCTAAGCTCCAAGGATGCGGACTTTGTCGATGTCATTCATACCGATGCGTGGCTGTACGGTGCACCGGTTAGCACGGGTACAGCCGACTTCTGGCCCAACAATGGCAAAACACTCCAGCCCGGTTGTCCGAAACGAAACTACAAACTACTCACCGACAATGGTACGTTCTGTTTGCGGGTGGTTTTAGTACTGCTTGTGCCGAATGTTATGCTTATTTCGCTTTTAATCGCatgttactgttttgttttatatgttttttatgttctttttgtttgttctctttttattTGGTTCTTGTtctcggtttttttgttgttatatgTCCTGCTTATATCCTGCCTGCCCTTTGCTACGAATGCTTCGATTGTACATGCATGGTTGCCTTGCCCCCCGGTATTCAACCCGCTCTTCTAACCTTCCTCACCTATTACCCTCCTCCAGCCAAAGCATTCCGGCAGAACTCGTCCGAAGGTTCTCATCCATTTTGTATTCTAGCGCAGTAGTAGTAttgaagttgtttttattatcattttcatgTTGTTTGCGATTAATCAATATAGCGTTGTGGTGCGTTTGGCTCGTTTTCTaatagctttatttatttttctccacAAATAATACAGACTTGTGCAGTCACCGGCGGTCTTGGTGGTTCTGGGCAGAAAGTGTAGCGGAAAGCAATGTACAATCATTCCATTCGGTTAAATGTAAATCATGGGACGATTTCAAGGACGGAAAGGTTGACCGATCGGCTTCGATCGTCTACATGGGAATCGATTGCAGTTCCGAGTAAGTAAAAGCGCTGTCAATTACACAAAAATGCTCTTTAATAGATTAGCACTGATTAATTTCTTGCTTTGTACCATTCTAGTGCCAAAGGTGATTATTACCTGCAGACCAACGGTGCCCCACCATATTCCAAAGGCGTTTCCGGCTCGAAGTTTGAATAACATTTGCTTTCTAGTTTTCCATGTTTAGCATAAGCGTTCAAGTTACCCGTGTACAAAATGGTTTTtagtaaaaacaaatacaagcTATATGTAAGCATGTAATATTCggtgttgctttttctttaattttgttgatgagaatgaaaacataaaaattccaAAGGAAAACATAGGAAAAAAGACCATCAAGAACCACGTGCTTATTTTCATACACgagattgcataccttcaggcgcttaagttatgcaatttttatAGCACGCGAATTGAATTCTCACTATGGGTGAAAATGAGATACCATTTgctagttttttgttttgtaaaggaaagaaaaaaattgttttgttaacATGTTTACAATAGATTAATTTATGCATATTAGTTTCTGCATATTTTCTTTAgttgaataatattatttgccgatcgtttttgaaaaacagttttgtttgaGTTAAAGTTATTTTTCGATTAGTccaattttaaacttttgtattttaaacgCCCATTTTCATGATTTTCCATGAGTTTAAattcatatttaatttaatttataatacaatacatttaattaattgctaGCTACAATTTCACATCTAAATCAAGGATAACACTATTGGCTGTGACTGTTTCATATTTTGCTACAAATTCATCCACACTTCACCTCGGGAATGCATTCTTCATTACATTTTCCATGACACAATCTACACCACTGACACTCAGTGCCACAAACGCTTCCTTTTCCCATTGCGTCACTGTTGACACAAATACCGCTCCACAAACACATTCTGTAACGTTCGTTTTTCACCTTGCTCTACTGTCCTACTAAACTGCCCGGCCATTTTCAAATGCGTTACATCAATCCAAACGCCTTATAACACCTTATCGTGATCGGTTGGTCCAGACGACCAGCTTTTCGCTTTTTCCTTTGCTCCAGAAAGAAAACCAACGGTGGTGGACACATTCGGGGGTAACATTCACTTCCATTTCCCGGTCCGAAGGGAGGATGCCGCTGTAAGCGATCCGGTTTTCCTGGCTATCCCGTTTTAGTACGCCCCTAACCAACACTGGGCCAACACTGCAACAAGTACAATAACAAACGGCGCGGGTACGGGTTCCATTCTGACCGGTTTCTATTCGTTGATCTCGGCGGGGCAAGATTGCATGCTTTTTTATTAATCGAGCTACAGTCAGTCAGTGCAATGTTCCGTTCGGAGTCATTCCAAATTCCCTCCTGGAAGATTCTCTTCCGATCATAGGAGCGTTGCTACGCAACGGTAGAGTAAAAGCTCCATAATTCAACGCTTGATTCAATTACACAGAGAAGAAATGAGAAGTGTAAACACTTCCCAGCGCGTCATAAGCAGCTTTTAATTGAATCAGGAAGTGATCAGCAGTCGCGATTGTAaacaaagtgaaacaaaacccTCAGCGCTGGGAAGAAATGCATCCCCCAAACCCCTTCCAAACACagacttttcttttgctgcttgcGCCTTTCGTACGAGAAAGGTGCGGTAAGGATGTTTCGTGAAGCCTACTCCCGTGATCGGAGTAAAAGCTCACACCAAGCGCTCGGGTGCTTGGCTTGAGTGTGGAAGCGTGGCTTTGGTTGAGCATCGGTGAGCATGCAACGCATCAGAAGAAAACGTGGAAACTCATTCCAGCCCATGCTCTCGACCAGTGCGGAACGGTTTTCTCGCTGTGGTGCGCGGTGTGGTGTGTGCAttcgtttttcttcaattaCGTGAATGCGCGTGTGTGCTGAAAGGTGAACCCAAAGTGTACCGGAAATGGTTGCTAAACGAAGAATAtagaattaatatttaaaaccaacaaaagtGTGCTTAATATGAGTGTGTAAAGTGAAAGAATAAGCAAACAACAGCGAGCGTAATAAAAACCACCACAAAGTGTAGAAGTTAAAAATATCGAAACACCCAGCACTTAGTGGAATTGATTTGCTAATCATCCACACTCGGATAATCATAGCTGGATTCAAACCGGTGCTATCCCGGTGTTCTACGTCAGTGTTGAATATTTCCGTTTGGTGAAAACAGTGGCCAATACCCATTTGCATAGAAGTGATTGTGAATTTTGGCCCAGCTCTGACCCAATCCAC
This Anopheles marshallii chromosome 3, idAnoMarsDA_429_01, whole genome shotgun sequence DNA region includes the following protein-coding sequences:
- the LOC128716303 gene encoding phospholipase A1 codes for the protein MKKVLVVVSGLVIAIGVWVGMKPVRAHLDTAKFMFFYGPKFEDHETYSLEKADDVLQHSRFDKNKKTVMYFHGYIESPEVESVHVIADAYLKRGDHNILILDWALLADGNYLLEAVPNCKKLGSYLGAVVLRMINAGLNVDKLHLVGHSLGGQLAGYIGRTVISQSDKRIKLNRISALDPAFPPFYPGIFATALSSKDADFVDVIHTDAWLYGAPVSTGTADFWPNNGKTLQPGCPKRNYKLLTDNDLCSHRRSWWFWAESVAESNVQSFHSVKCKSWDDFKDGKVDRSASIVYMGIDCSSDAKGDYYLQTNGAPPYSKGVSGSKFE